The following is a genomic window from Streptomyces lincolnensis.
CGGCCCGGCGAGCGCGGCGGAACCTGCGGCGGCCGCCGTGCCGAGGACGAAGGCGCGGCGTCGGACCGGTCTGTTCGAGGCGGATCCGGGCATGGGGGTGGCCTCCTTCGAGGGGGGTGTGGGGGTGACGCGGGTGATTGGAGAGTGACAGTTGAATCGATTTCGCGAAAGGGCTTTCGTGCCTTCGAAGTTGGCAATCTTGTGAAATTGGCGCGAGGTCTAGAAAGCGCTTGCCAGGAGCGGTACGGTCCAGCACCCAGACCTTGTCACCCCGTCGCGGGACCGTCGGAGGAGCCGTATGAGACGTTTCAACCTCACCGTGCTGGCAGCGCTGACCCTCGGGGCCGGACTGACCGCCGCACCCGCCCAGGCGTACGGCGGCCACCGCCCCCCGGGCCTTGAGAACTGCACCGCCACCGCCTGCCACTTCGACGTCGCACCCGGCACCTACGACGTCCAGGTGGTCCTCGGCGGCGCCACGGCGTCCAGCACGAGCCTCGGCGGTGAGACCCGCCGCGCCCTGCTGCCCGAGACGGCGGTGCCCGCCGGCGAGCGCGTCGCCCGCAGCTTCACCGTGAACGTCCGCACCCCCGAGGGCGAGCCCACCGGCCCCGCCGGCACCCCCGGCCTCGACCTCACGCTCGGCGGCACCGCCCCGGCCCTCGCCGACATCCGCGTCACCCCCGCCCTCCCCCACGCTCGAACAACCTCGCGCGGGGGGACCCCCATCGCCCGCCAGATCTTCCTGGTCGGCGACTCCACGGTCTGCGACCAGCCCGGCGACCCCTACGCCGGCTGGGGACAGCAGCTGCCGCAGTACCTGCGCAAGGGCGTCTCCGTCGCCAACTACGCCGATTCCGGCGAGAGTACGGTGACCTACCTGGGGAACCCGCAGCTGTGGGCCACCGTCCAGCCGCAGATCCACCGCGGCGACCTGGTCCTGGTCCAGCTCGCCCACAACGACAAGACGACCGACGAGGCCACCTACCGCGCCAACCTGGAGACCCTGGTGGCAGGCGTACGGGAGAAAGGCGGACAGCCCGTCCTCGTCACCCCGATCGTGCGACGCTGGTTCAACGCCGACGGAACACTGAACAACGGCACCGCGCTTCTGGTCAACGGCCTCGGCGTGAACCATCCTGAGATCGTGCGCGAGGTCGCCGCCGCCGAGGACGTGCCTCTGATCGACCTCACCGCGAAGACGAAGGCCGTCGTGGAGTCCCTCGGTGTGGAGGGCTCCAAGGCGCTGTACCTGTACAACGAGAAGCGGGACAACACCCACACCTCCGTCCACGGCGCCACGGTCTACGCCGGCCTGGTCCGCGACGAACTCCTCACCCAGCATCTGGTGCCCAAGGGCCGGGTGCGGGTGGGATAGACGCCTGGGGCGCTCCGACCGGAACCGGGGCGCCCCAGGTCCTCGTTGTTCCGGCCGTTCCGAGCGAACCCCGCACGAAAGAGACCCATGCAGCTCCCTCCCGACGACCTCCACCGCAGCCCGCGCACCGGCTACACCCGCGCCCACTGGGAGACGGCCGCCGACACCCTCCTCGCCGCCGTGGAGCCGTACGCCACCGAGGACCGCGCCCTCTACCACTTCCCCGGGGGCCGCGAGAGCGTGTCGGGACGGCTCTCCGACGGGCTGGAGGGCTACGCCCGCACCCTGCTGCTCGCCGCCTTCCGCCGCGACGAGAGAGCCCTCGAACGCTACGCCGACGGACTCGCCGCCGGTGCCGCCGGTGTCTGGCCCCGCATCGAGCACCGCAGCCAGCCCCTGGTCGAGGCCGCCTCCATCGCCCTCGCCCTGCGGCTGACCCGCCCGCTGCTGTGGGACCGCCTCGACGACGGCGTACGGCAGCGGGCGGCCGCCTGGCTCGGGGACGCTCTGCACGCCGAGGCCTGGCCCTGCAACTGGGAGTTGTTCCCCGTCACCGTCGGCGGCTTCCTCGCCGAGATCGGCCACGAGCCCGAGGCGTCCGCCAAGGCGATCGACCGGGGCCTGGAACGCATCGAGCGGTGGTACCGCGGCGACGGCTGGTACACCGACGGCGACGGCCGCAAGTTCGACTACTACAACGGCTGGGCGATGCACCTCTACCCGGTGCTGCACGCGTGGCTGGCGCAGGACGAACGACTGATGGAGATGTACGGCGGCCGCCTCTCGCGCCACCTCGCCGACTACGCCCGCCTGTTCGGCGCCGACGGCGCCCCCATGCACCAGGGCCGCTCCCTGACGTACCGCTTCGCGACCACGGCCCCCCTCTGGCTCGGCGCCCTCACCGGCCGCACACCGCTGTCCCCGGGAGAGACCCGCCGACTGGCCTCCGGAGCCCTGAAGTACTTCCTCGACCGGGGCGCCGTCGACCACCGGGGCCTGCTCACCCTCGGCTGGCACGGCCCCGACTTCCGTGTCCTGCAAGGTTATTCGGGCCCGGCGTCCCCGTACTGGGCGAGCAAGGGCTTCCTCGGCCTGCTCCTGCCCGCCGACCACCCGGTGTGGACGGCGACCGAGGAACCCGGCCCGGCCGAGCGCGCGGACGCGTCGACACCCCTCGCCGCCCCCAACTGGCTTCTCCAGTCCACCCGTTCGGACGGCCTGGTCCGCCTCCACAACCACGGCAGTGAGGACGTCCGCTACGACCCGTTCTACACCCGCCTCGCCTACTCGACGGTGACGGCGCCTTCGTCGTCGTACGACAACAGCGTGATCGTGGGCGGGGACCCGAGCCGCACGGAGATCGAACCGCTGGGCGTGGGGGAGGACTGGGCGGCCTCGCGGCACCGGTCGGGCTCCGGCGGCGCGGTGACGAGCGTCGTCCTCGCGCGGGGCGCGGTGGAGGTGCGGGCGTTCCGCGTGACGGGCGTGCCCGAGGGAACGGAGATCCGGGTCACCGGCTGGTCGGCGGACGCCGGCACGCGCTCCGAACTCGCCCCGGCCGCGGGGCTGTCCGCACCGGTGGACGAGCCCGCGGCCCCCGAGCCGGCCGGAGCCGTCACCACCGACCCGGGTCTCTTCGTGGTACTCGCCCGGCTCACCGCCGAGACGGACCCGGAGCCGCTCGCGGAAGCGGCGACCGTCGAGGTCACGGGTACGGACGAGTTCGTCGTCCGCTGGACGGACGGGCCGGTGCGCCGGGTCCGGCTGGACGGCTCCGGGGTGGAGGTCACCTGAGGTTCCTCGGGCAGGATGGGGCGCATGAGGGGTGGCAGGGACGAGCTCGCCGAGCTGCTGAAGCGGGCCGGGCTGGAGATCGTGGGGGACGGCGGGGTCGAGGAGGTGCTGCCTCCGCGGGCCGCGTGGCGCCGGGTGATCGGATACGAGGCCGAGCCGGCCGTGGCCGTGCGCGCGGACCGGCCCGACCTGGCCGAGGCGGTCAACCGGGAGTGGCATCGGCTCGCCACCGAGCTGGGGATCCTCGGCGCGGACGGGGTGTTCCTCGTCGAGGTCGCCGGCGACTGGACGGGCTGCGCGCCCCGGCGCTGGACGCGGGTCCGGCTCGGGGACGACTGGGACCTCGCCGGCGCGTTGAACGGCGTGGAGTTCATGACCCTCGCCCTCGACGGGGACGCCCTGGTGGCGGCCACGGCCGAGGAGTACGACGTGTGGCTGGTCGCCGAGGACCGGATCGGGGAACGGCAGGAGTCGGAGGCACAGGCAGCCGTCCGGGAGACACCGCAGGAGCGGGCCGCCGCCTGGCAGTCGCTGTGGCGGGGGCCGAAACCCGTCGCGCGGGTGCTCCAGAGCTGGGCGGACGGGCTGGCGCTCAACCGGGCCCTGCCGGAGGACGAGTTGCGCCCCCGGCTGCTGGGGACATCGCGGTACATCCTCTATGGCGCGCTGTCCCCGGCGATGGTCGACGCGGCCGTCGCGCATCCTGACTGGAAGATCCGTTCGGGCGTGGCGGAGCACCAGCGGTACATCACGCCCGGGCAGTGGGCCCGGCTGATCCTCGGCGAGGAGGACACCCGCCGCCGGTGGGCGCTCACGCTGATCGCCGCCGACCGGCGCGAGGAACTCGACGAGGACACCTGCCGACGCCTGGCCGCCGACCCGTCCGCCCGGGTACGGGAGGAAGCCGTCCGGCTGCTCTCGCAGCCCGGCTCCGTGGTGGCGGCCCTCACCGCCGACCCCGAACCACGCGTCCGCGCCGCCGCCTGCACGACCGCCTGGCCGGACCTGGACGCCGAGGTACGGCAGCGGCTGCTCGCCGACCCGGACGACAAGGTCCGCAGGGCGGCCCTGCTCCTGCACCACCGGGAACGTCCCCTGTCCCGGCGGGAGTTCGAGACGGGGAACCTCGGCGGCAGCGACGCGCTGAAGAGCCGGCGCCCGGAGCGGGACCTCGCCGAGCACCTGGCGCGGGAAGGGGAGCGGGGCGACCGTCTGGACCTCGCCGCCAACCCCCACCTGGACGCCGACCTGGTCGCCCTCCTCGGCGAGGACGAGGACGCCGACGTGCGGTTCGCCGTGTCCAAGCGGCCCGACCTCACCGAGGAACAACGCGCGGCCATCCGCATCGACTTCGACCCGCGACTGCGCCACTGGGAACTCGACTGGGTCCTCGACCTGCACGAGGACACCGACGCCATGCGCCGCCTCGCCGCCTCCGCCCACCCTTTGGTGCGCCGCAGCGTCGCCCGGGCCCGGCACCTCCCGCCGGACGCCGTCGCGCGCCTCGCCCGGGACGAGGACCGTGTCGTACGGCTGTTTCTCGCGGAGTCCTGCGACGACGCGCCCGCCGACATGCTGCTGGAGGTGTGGCAGTGGTGGGACGGCAGCCTCACCTGCCCCGACCGCCCGCGCGGCCACCCCAACTTCCCCCGCCAGGGCCTCCTCCGGTACGCGGACGACCCGAATCCGCGCATGCGCAGGCTCGCCCCCGACGACCCGGAGTCCACACCCGAGCTGGTGGACCGCCTCAGCCGGGATCCCGCCGCGGAGGTGCGCTACCGGGCGGTGACCGACCCCAGACTGTCGGCCGCCTCCGCGGTACGGCTGCTCGACGACCCGCACGAGCACATCCGCCACATGGCCGCCCGGCACCCGGAACTGCCGGCCCGCGTGGTGATCCGGCTGCTGCGGGAGAACGAGACGGCCGAGGAGGCCGCCCGCAATCCCGTCCTGCCCGTGGACGTGATGCGCGAGATGATCGAAAGGATCGAGGAGTTCGAGAGGGCCGAGGGGAGCGAGCGGCCGGTCTAGCACTACGGCTTCAGCCGGGCGATCCGCAGCGTCGTCGACGTCGGTGACGCACCCGTGAGCGCGGTCGCGTAGGACGGTGTGACCGGGACGTACGCCCAGGTCAGCGTCCCGTCCTTCTGTACGGCGATGTCCCCGCTCATCCGCGCGGCGACCACCTTGTCCGCACTCTGGAACTTCCCGTTCCAGTCGATGAGCCGCAGATGGGTCCCGGTGAAGGTGCCCGTGCAGGTGCCGCTCGCGCACTTGGCGTTCTTCAGCGACTCCCAGGACAGCAGCAGACGGTCCTTGCCGTACGGGGCGAGGCGGACGTCGACGTGTTCGGTGCCCTTGGCGCTGGTCAGGTGGATCGCCTTGCCGGGGCCGGAGGTGCGGTTCTTCAGGAAGGCCACCGCCACCTGATGCGTGCTGGTCCTCGGCTTCACCGTCCAGCCGCGTCCGCTCGTGTCGTCCGGGTTCTTGGCGGCGGAGGCGGCGCCCCGGGACGCGAAGGCGGTGGCGTAGCGGCCGGTGGAGGACTTCACGAGGTCGCCGGTACGGCTCGCGAAGGTGCCGCCGCAGTAGCCGGCCCAGCACTGCTCGCGCTGTACGACCGGTGCGTTGTCCGGGGCGCCGATGCCGGTCGAGACGAACAGGCCCGAGCGCCAGTCGTCGAAGCAGAGGGAGGTGAAGGCGCCGGTCTTCTCCGCGTGCAGGGCGATGCCCTCGTTGTGGCTGCACCCCCAGCTCCAGCCGCCGCCGAGCTTGGCGCCGTCGGCGCCGACGTACGCCAGCTTGTCGCCGAAGTGGCCGTCGGCGAAGCCGCCCGCGCCGTGCACGACGAAGTACGCGCCGTACTTGGTGCCGTTCCAGGTGAGCTGGCCGTCCAGCAGCGGGGCCGTGTCGTGGGAGGCGGTGCCGGTGAGCTTGGTGCTCCAGGTCTTCTTCGCGCCCGTGTACCGGATGATGGCCGCCGCCGTCTCCTTCCACTTGTTCGTGTCGGCGACCCGGGTGAGCAGCGCGAAGCCGTTGTTGTGCGCGACCAGGCCGCCGACCTCCTTGGTTCCCTTGACGACCGTGTCCGCGCCGGAGCGCTTCCCGGCGGCCGTCAGCGGGGTGACATGGACGCCGTCCGAGGCGGGCCATGCCACGCGCAGGGTGCCGTTCGGGGCCACCGAGGTGGCCGTCCGGGTCCACTCGCGCGTGTTGTTGTAACCGGCGGACAGATAAGGGAACTTGGCCGGCAGGCTCACGGCGGTGGTCGTGACGGTGAGGTTCGGCGCGGCGGTCGTCGCGGCGCCCGCGGTGGCGTACCAGGCGCCGACGAGCGCGCCGGTCGCGGCGAGCCCGGCGATGAGCGGTCTGCGGGCCGCGCGGACCCGGCGGTGCCGGGCGGCAGGGGCCGCGGCGCCGGCCGGGGCGGGGTGTGGTGCGTGTGTCATGCCTCCAGGTCGCCG
Proteins encoded in this region:
- a CDS encoding PE-PGRS family protein, with translation MRGGRDELAELLKRAGLEIVGDGGVEEVLPPRAAWRRVIGYEAEPAVAVRADRPDLAEAVNREWHRLATELGILGADGVFLVEVAGDWTGCAPRRWTRVRLGDDWDLAGALNGVEFMTLALDGDALVAATAEEYDVWLVAEDRIGERQESEAQAAVRETPQERAAAWQSLWRGPKPVARVLQSWADGLALNRALPEDELRPRLLGTSRYILYGALSPAMVDAAVAHPDWKIRSGVAEHQRYITPGQWARLILGEEDTRRRWALTLIAADRREELDEDTCRRLAADPSARVREEAVRLLSQPGSVVAALTADPEPRVRAAACTTAWPDLDAEVRQRLLADPDDKVRRAALLLHHRERPLSRREFETGNLGGSDALKSRRPERDLAEHLAREGERGDRLDLAANPHLDADLVALLGEDEDADVRFAVSKRPDLTEEQRAAIRIDFDPRLRHWELDWVLDLHEDTDAMRRLAASAHPLVRRSVARARHLPPDAVARLARDEDRVVRLFLAESCDDAPADMLLEVWQWWDGSLTCPDRPRGHPNFPRQGLLRYADDPNPRMRRLAPDDPESTPELVDRLSRDPAAEVRYRAVTDPRLSAASAVRLLDDPHEHIRHMAARHPELPARVVIRLLRENETAEEAARNPVLPVDVMREMIERIEEFERAEGSERPV
- a CDS encoding rhamnogalacturonan acetylesterase; translation: MRRFNLTVLAALTLGAGLTAAPAQAYGGHRPPGLENCTATACHFDVAPGTYDVQVVLGGATASSTSLGGETRRALLPETAVPAGERVARSFTVNVRTPEGEPTGPAGTPGLDLTLGGTAPALADIRVTPALPHARTTSRGGTPIARQIFLVGDSTVCDQPGDPYAGWGQQLPQYLRKGVSVANYADSGESTVTYLGNPQLWATVQPQIHRGDLVLVQLAHNDKTTDEATYRANLETLVAGVREKGGQPVLVTPIVRRWFNADGTLNNGTALLVNGLGVNHPEIVREVAAAEDVPLIDLTAKTKAVVESLGVEGSKALYLYNEKRDNTHTSVHGATVYAGLVRDELLTQHLVPKGRVRVG
- a CDS encoding DUF2264 domain-containing protein, translating into MQLPPDDLHRSPRTGYTRAHWETAADTLLAAVEPYATEDRALYHFPGGRESVSGRLSDGLEGYARTLLLAAFRRDERALERYADGLAAGAAGVWPRIEHRSQPLVEAASIALALRLTRPLLWDRLDDGVRQRAAAWLGDALHAEAWPCNWELFPVTVGGFLAEIGHEPEASAKAIDRGLERIERWYRGDGWYTDGDGRKFDYYNGWAMHLYPVLHAWLAQDERLMEMYGGRLSRHLADYARLFGADGAPMHQGRSLTYRFATTAPLWLGALTGRTPLSPGETRRLASGALKYFLDRGAVDHRGLLTLGWHGPDFRVLQGYSGPASPYWASKGFLGLLLPADHPVWTATEEPGPAERADASTPLAAPNWLLQSTRSDGLVRLHNHGSEDVRYDPFYTRLAYSTVTAPSSSYDNSVIVGGDPSRTEIEPLGVGEDWAASRHRSGSGGAVTSVVLARGAVEVRAFRVTGVPEGTEIRVTGWSADAGTRSELAPAAGLSAPVDEPAAPEPAGAVTTDPGLFVVLARLTAETDPEPLAEAATVEVTGTDEFVVRWTDGPVRRVRLDGSGVEVT